A genomic stretch from Thermodesulfobacteriota bacterium includes:
- a CDS encoding flavin prenyltransferase UbiX yields MASYVIAVTGASGASYGLRLIEELLRRGDDVDLIISPSGFLLLREETGFTLAPGGGGGADVAETIRAAFKGARGKLGYTPSDELTSPLASGSALKKTMVICPCSMGTLARVATGVSGNLIERAADCTIKENGRLVLVPRETPLSAIHLENMLKLARLGVAIVPAMPAFYSKPETLDDAVDFVVGKVLDVLGVENDLYKRWTGKE; encoded by the coding sequence TTGGCATCTTACGTAATAGCCGTTACCGGCGCCAGCGGCGCCAGCTACGGCCTGAGGCTCATAGAAGAGCTTTTAAGGAGGGGAGATGATGTGGACCTTATCATCTCCCCTTCCGGTTTTCTGCTCCTCCGGGAGGAGACCGGCTTTACGCTCGCCCCGGGCGGGGGGGGGGGGGCGGACGTCGCGGAGACCATAAGGGCCGCCTTCAAAGGCGCGCGCGGCAAGCTCGGCTACACCCCCTCGGACGAGTTGACCTCGCCGCTCGCAAGCGGCTCGGCCTTGAAAAAGACCATGGTCATATGCCCCTGCTCCATGGGTACGCTCGCCAGGGTTGCCACGGGCGTGTCGGGGAACCTGATCGAGAGGGCCGCGGACTGCACCATCAAGGAAAACGGTAGGCTCGTGCTCGTACCGAGGGAAACCCCGCTTAGTGCCATTCACCTCGAAAACATGCTGAAACTCGCGAGGCTCGGCGTGGCCATTGTGCCCGCCATGCCCGCCTTCTACTCGAAACCCGAAACGCTCGACGACGCGGTGGACTTCGTCGTCGGAAAAGTGCTCGACGTGCTCGGCGTGGAGAACGACCTCTATAAAAGGTGGACGGGGAAAGAGTAA